A stretch of Arthrobacter sp. NEB 688 DNA encodes these proteins:
- a CDS encoding Gfo/Idh/MocA family oxidoreductase produces the protein MTRVGLAGFGFAGRDIHVPRLLEAGLDVVAVSTRDAGRAAAARTDLPGVEVVADLDALLAVPDLDVVVLATPSGGHAQQVRVVVDAGVACVVDKPLAVDAASAADTVRYAARAGVPLTVFQNRRYDPSAVTLRGVLAAGLVGEPFRFEMRWERWRPVPKDRWRENAPPEEGGGLLLDLHTHLVDAAVTMFGRVERVAATLASRTTVAEDDAFVLATHTSGVVSHLSATSLAAAPGPRVRLLGREGAYVLADFEGEEHPWSGQADLDADHCGWVYRGAGPEAVPRALDVSQGDFYRAVDRALAAPRPQVAMPVDPWDAVHTLAVLDAARVAAREERVVTVVDPPR, from the coding sequence ATGACGCGGGTCGGGCTGGCGGGCTTCGGTTTCGCCGGGCGCGACATCCACGTGCCGCGGCTGCTCGAGGCGGGGCTGGACGTCGTCGCGGTGTCGACGCGGGACGCCGGGCGCGCCGCGGCCGCGCGCACCGACCTGCCGGGGGTCGAGGTCGTCGCGGACCTCGACGCGCTGCTCGCGGTGCCCGACCTCGACGTCGTCGTCCTCGCCACCCCGAGCGGTGGCCACGCGCAGCAGGTGCGGGTGGTCGTCGATGCCGGCGTCGCCTGCGTCGTCGACAAGCCGCTCGCCGTCGACGCCGCCTCGGCCGCGGACACGGTCCGGTACGCGGCGCGGGCCGGCGTGCCGCTCACCGTGTTCCAGAACCGACGCTACGACCCGTCGGCGGTCACGCTGCGCGGCGTCCTCGCTGCCGGGCTCGTCGGGGAGCCGTTCCGGTTCGAGATGCGGTGGGAGCGGTGGCGGCCGGTGCCGAAGGACCGCTGGCGCGAGAACGCCCCGCCCGAGGAGGGCGGCGGCCTGCTCCTCGACCTGCACACCCACCTCGTCGACGCCGCCGTCACGATGTTCGGACGGGTCGAGCGGGTGGCCGCGACCCTCGCCTCGCGCACGACCGTCGCCGAGGACGACGCCTTCGTGCTCGCGACCCACACCTCGGGCGTCGTCTCGCACCTGTCCGCGACCTCGCTCGCCGCCGCACCCGGGCCGCGCGTCCGGCTGCTCGGCCGGGAGGGCGCCTACGTGCTCGCCGACTTCGAGGGCGAGGAGCACCCGTGGTCGGGGCAGGCGGACCTCGACGCGGACCACTGCGGATGGGTCTACCGGGGTGCCGGGCCCGAGGCGGTGCCCCGGGCCCTGGACGTCTCGCAGGGCGACTTCTACCGCGCCGTGGACCGGGCCCTCGCGGCGCCGCGTCCGCAGGTCGCGATGCCGGTGGACCCGTGGGACGCCGTGCACACCCTCGCGGTGCTCGACGCGGCCCGGGTCGCGGCCCGCGAGGAGCGGGTGGTCACGGTCGTCGACCCGCCGCGCTGA